A portion of the Myripristis murdjan chromosome 13, fMyrMur1.1, whole genome shotgun sequence genome contains these proteins:
- the p2ry2.1 gene encoding P2Y purinoceptor 2, with protein MAAFDDNSTYSLNLSAFNYCDFSEDFKYILLPVSYALVFVVGLALNATALYVIVFRTKRWKPSTIYMFNLTMCDTLYILTLPFLIYYYADENDWPFSEPLCKLIRFLFYANLYGSILFLCCISLHRFIGICYPVRSLNWVSGRQARLVSVAVWACVLLCQAPVLYFSRIKDKDTGRICYDTTSPELFDDFLVYSSAISVLLFALPFMVLMVCYGLMVRKLLEPGWGSQGGANGQSRGLSMHRTKQKSVKMIIIVLATFMLCFLPFHLTRSLYYSFRYLRQVNPAQVSCELLEASSLAYKVTRPLASANSCVDPILYFLAGQDIRSNLTKKSRLTSSKAGSVNTGLTTQL; from the exons ATGGCTGCCTTTGATGACAACAGCACCTACTCGCTGAATCTGAGTGCCTTCAACTACTGTGATTTTTCAGAAGATTTTAAATACATCCTGCTCCCTGTCAGCTATGCGCTGGTCTTTGTGGTCGGCCTGGCGCTGAATGCCACAGCGCTGTACGTGATCGTGTTCCGCACCAAGCGCTGGAAGCCCTCCACCATCTACATGTTCAACCTGACCATGTGTGACACACTCTACATCCTGACTTTGCCCTTCCTCATCTACTACTATGCAGATGAGAACGACTGGCCCTTCAGTGAGCCGCTCTGCAAGCTCATTCGCTTCCTGTTCTATGCCAACTTATATG GTTCCATTCTGTTCCTGTGCTGTATCAGTCTGCATCGCTTTATTGGTATCTGCTATCCGGTCCGCTCACTCAACTGGGTCAGTGGCCGCCAGGCCAGGCTGGTGTCTGTGGCGGTGTGGGCCTGCGTGCTGCTCTGCCAGGCACCTGTTCTTTACTTCTCCCGAATCAA AGATAAGGACACAGGGAGGATTTGCTACGACACCACCAGCCCAGAGCTCTTTGATGATTTCCTGGTGTACAGCTCAGCCATTTCGGTACTGTTGTTTGCCCTGCCTTTCATGGTGCTGATGGTGTGTTATGGCCTCATGGTGAGGAAGCTTCTGGAGCCAGGCTGGGGGTCCCAAGGCGGGGCCAATGGGCAGAGTCGAGGCCTGTCGATGCACCGCACCAAGCAGAAGTCAGTAAAGATGATCATCATCGTTCTGGCAACCTTTATGCTGTGCTTCCTCCCTTTCCACCTGACCAGGAGTCTGTATTACTCCTTCAGATACCTAAGGCAGGTCAACCCAGCACAG GTTAGCTGTGAATTGCTGGAGGCGTCAAGTTTGGCCTACAAAGTGACTCGACCACTGGCTAGTGCCAACAGCTGTGTTGACCCCATCCTCTACTTCCTGGCTGGGCAGGACATCCGCAGTAACCTCACCAAGAAGAGCAGGCTTACATCATCAAAAGCAGGGAGTGTGAACACAGGCTTGACAACTCAACTCTGA